A stretch of Haloprofundus halophilus DNA encodes these proteins:
- a CDS encoding transcription antitermination protein — protein MNGSRLIETLRDDHETALSRLGSSKALYALTGGEMDAPAVRAAARDEAETAARIFEEWAESEGDGDAADLFSAVADAEVDHRDAVESDEADPDTDRRLYETLDGFETTEERVGGLLARSIVAGRLAGQMVGFFVGSADTSSADAFRGIRDDYDDQLDRAAETLDGVCEDDADWERARAAADAVVDAAYDHYVETLESMGVEPKNVC, from the coding sequence ATGAACGGTAGTCGACTCATCGAGACGCTGCGCGACGACCACGAAACCGCTCTCTCCCGGCTCGGTTCCTCCAAGGCGCTGTACGCGCTCACCGGCGGCGAGATGGACGCACCGGCGGTGCGCGCGGCCGCCCGCGACGAGGCAGAGACGGCCGCTCGCATCTTCGAGGAGTGGGCCGAGAGCGAAGGCGACGGCGACGCCGCCGACCTCTTCTCGGCCGTCGCCGACGCGGAAGTCGACCACCGCGACGCCGTCGAGAGCGACGAGGCCGACCCGGACACCGACCGTCGGCTGTACGAGACGCTCGACGGGTTCGAAACCACCGAAGAACGGGTCGGCGGCCTCCTCGCGCGCTCGATAGTCGCCGGTCGTCTCGCCGGGCAGATGGTCGGGTTCTTCGTCGGCAGCGCCGACACCTCCTCGGCGGACGCGTTCCGCGGCATCCGCGACGACTACGACGACCAACTGGACCGCGCCGCCGAAACGCTCGACGGCGTCTGCGAGGACGACGCCGACTGGGAACGCGCCCGCGCCGCTGCCGACGCCGTCGTCGACGCCGCGTACGACCACTACGTCGAGACGCTCGAATCGATGGGCGTCGAGCCGAAAAACGTCTGCTGA
- a CDS encoding AI-2E family transporter has protein sequence MTFDRRYVLGALFATTAALTALILVDVLGTVFFALTVAYLLSPLRRELTRRGLSAWMSSAVATAAAFLGVVAVAAPLVGVLVLRFDALRGLLAIVPDAVTLELAGYAYTVTLDQATTVALSLLRSLAQDVVVAAPVLLVKLSVFALVVFALLFRAGTTRAAVLTVVPPAYRDVASALDRRARDTLFAIYVLQAATAVGTFLVSVVVFALLGYDFPFALATVAAVLQFVPVLGPSLLLLLLALYHLTLGQTVAALLVLVVGGFFVAFLPDVVIRPRLAQRTANLPGSVYFVGFVGGLLSLGALGVIVGPLAVALVLESAALFSSELKSHQTDELN, from the coding sequence GTGACTTTCGACCGACGGTACGTTCTCGGGGCGTTGTTCGCCACCACAGCGGCGCTGACGGCGCTGATACTCGTCGACGTGTTGGGAACGGTGTTTTTCGCCCTGACGGTGGCGTATCTCCTCTCGCCGTTGCGTCGGGAACTGACTCGGCGCGGGCTATCGGCGTGGATGTCAAGCGCCGTCGCCACCGCGGCCGCGTTCCTCGGCGTCGTCGCCGTCGCGGCACCGCTCGTCGGTGTGCTCGTCCTTCGGTTCGACGCGCTCCGCGGGTTGCTCGCCATCGTCCCCGACGCGGTGACGCTCGAACTCGCCGGCTACGCCTACACGGTGACGCTCGACCAGGCGACGACGGTGGCGCTGTCGCTTCTGCGGTCGCTCGCACAGGACGTCGTCGTCGCTGCGCCGGTGCTGCTCGTCAAACTCTCGGTGTTCGCGCTCGTGGTTTTCGCGTTGCTGTTTCGGGCGGGGACGACGCGCGCGGCCGTGCTGACGGTCGTTCCCCCCGCGTACCGAGACGTGGCGTCGGCGCTCGACAGGCGCGCCCGCGACACGCTGTTCGCTATCTACGTCCTGCAGGCGGCGACGGCCGTCGGGACGTTTCTCGTCAGCGTCGTCGTTTTCGCGCTCCTCGGCTACGACTTCCCGTTCGCGCTCGCGACCGTCGCGGCGGTGCTGCAGTTCGTCCCGGTTTTGGGTCCGAGTCTCCTCCTGTTGCTCCTCGCGCTGTACCACCTCACGCTCGGGCAGACCGTCGCTGCACTCCTCGTTCTCGTCGTCGGCGGGTTCTTCGTGGCGTTTCTTCCGGACGTCGTCATCCGTCCGCGACTGGCTCAACGGACGGCGAACCTCCCCGGGAGTGTCTACTTCGTCGGCTTCGTCGGCGGACTGTTGAGCCTCGGCGCTCTCGGTGTCATCGTCGGACCGCTCGCCGTCGCACTCGTCCTGGAGAGCGCGGCGCTGTTCTCCTCGGAGCTCAAATCCCATCAGACAGATGAATTAAACTAA
- a CDS encoding sulfurtransferase, with the protein MYENAVVAPTWLADRLDEVRVVDVRDGWEFDGIGHLPGAVSVPFDDFRSSAGDEGMLPGAETWEALLGEAGIATDDHLVAYDDTHGVFAARFLVTAELYGHNTDRLHLLDGDYSSWSREYETTTETPDPEPATYEVRRPDSSPLVDYETVLDSLDDDGVVVVDTRESWEYDEAHVPGAVQLDWREFVDDETRGLKSTDELESILADHGVSADRRVLLYCNTARRISHTYLVLRHLGYEDIAFYEGSLTEWKERGGPLESGGENDEGGGESDESDGESNEGDERGEES; encoded by the coding sequence ATGTACGAGAACGCCGTCGTCGCTCCGACGTGGCTCGCCGACCGACTGGACGAGGTCCGCGTTGTTGACGTGCGCGACGGGTGGGAGTTCGACGGTATCGGTCACCTCCCGGGAGCGGTGAGCGTCCCGTTCGACGACTTCCGCAGCTCCGCAGGTGATGAAGGAATGTTACCTGGTGCGGAGACGTGGGAGGCGCTCTTGGGCGAGGCCGGCATCGCGACCGACGACCACCTCGTCGCCTACGACGACACCCACGGCGTCTTCGCCGCCCGCTTTCTCGTGACCGCCGAACTGTACGGCCACAACACCGACCGCCTCCACCTGCTCGACGGCGACTACAGTTCGTGGAGCCGCGAGTACGAGACGACGACCGAGACGCCCGACCCGGAGCCGGCGACCTACGAGGTTCGACGCCCCGACTCGTCGCCGCTCGTCGACTACGAGACGGTGCTCGACAGCCTCGACGACGACGGCGTGGTCGTCGTGGACACGCGCGAATCGTGGGAGTACGACGAAGCACACGTCCCCGGCGCGGTGCAACTCGACTGGCGCGAGTTCGTCGACGACGAGACGCGAGGGTTGAAATCGACCGACGAACTGGAGTCGATTCTGGCCGACCACGGCGTCTCCGCGGACCGACGAGTGCTTCTGTACTGCAACACCGCCCGCCGCATCAGCCACACCTACCTCGTGCTCCGACACCTCGGCTACGAGGACATCGCGTTCTACGAGGGGAGTCTCACCGAGTGGAAAGAACGCGGTGGTCCGCTCGAAAGCGGCGGGGAGAACGACGAAGGCGGCGGAGAGAGCGACGAAAGCGACGGAGAGAGCAACGAAGGCGACGAGAGAGGGGAGGAAAGCTAA
- a CDS encoding HalOD1 output domain-containing protein, whose product MTITSPLVTPGPHAKTYHCDDGERPSDTVIRAVADAVRTDPLSLPPLFHAVDPDALDDLLCDPLGGFRSTGSRVVEFHYAGVHVSAFDDGRVLVQSH is encoded by the coding sequence GTGACCATCACCTCACCACTCGTCACCCCCGGGCCGCACGCGAAAACCTACCACTGCGACGACGGCGAACGTCCGAGCGATACCGTCATCAGGGCTGTCGCCGACGCCGTGAGGACGGACCCGCTCTCGTTACCGCCGCTGTTCCACGCCGTCGACCCGGACGCGCTGGACGACCTCCTCTGCGACCCCCTCGGCGGGTTTCGAAGTACCGGCAGTCGCGTCGTCGAGTTTCACTACGCGGGCGTCCACGTCTCCGCCTTCGACGACGGTCGGGTGCTCGTCCAATCGCACTAA
- the uvrB gene encoding excinuclease ABC subunit UvrB, translating into MSDTDSGPLSPDRPGADRRFRVDAPFDPAGDQPEAIERLADGYASGMKNQTLLGVTGSGKTNTVSWTIEEVQKPTLVLAHNKTLAAQLYEEFRNLFPDNAVEYFVSYYDYYQPEAYLEQTDTYIDKDMSINEEIDRLRHSATRSLLTRDDVIVVASVSAIYGLGDPRNYKDMALELEVGEEIDRDELLKRLVDLNYERNDVDFSQGTFRVRGDTVEVFPMYGRYAVRVEFWGDEVDRMMKIDTLQGEVVSQEPAVLFHPAEHYSIPEERLRRATEEIEELMEQRVRYFERNGDLVAAQRIEERTTFDLEMLRETGYCSGIENYSVHMSDRESGEAPYTLLDYFPDDFLCVVDESHVTLPQIKGQFAGDKSRKDSLVGNGFRLPTAYDNRPLTFEEFEEKTSNLLFVSATPGDYEREHSERIVEQIVRPTHLVDPKVEVTEATGQVDDLMDRIDDRIERDERVLVTTLTKRMAEDLTEYLEEAGVEVAYMHDETDTLERHELIRDLRLGNIDVLVGINLLREGLDIPEVSLVAILDADQEGFLRSETTLVQTMGRAARNVNGEVVLYADEMTNSMEAAIEETQRRREIQTEFNKEHGYTPETIQKEVGETSLPGSDTDTSDTSVDDVEDADDAARKVELLEERMDEAASNLEFELAADIRDRIRELRREFDLDSPDDGVAPELDPEF; encoded by the coding sequence ATGAGTGACACCGACTCCGGACCGCTGTCGCCCGACCGGCCGGGAGCCGACCGACGGTTCCGCGTCGACGCGCCGTTCGACCCCGCAGGCGACCAACCGGAGGCCATCGAGCGGTTGGCGGACGGCTACGCCAGCGGCATGAAGAACCAGACGCTGCTCGGCGTGACCGGCAGCGGGAAGACCAACACCGTCTCGTGGACCATCGAGGAGGTCCAGAAACCGACGCTCGTCCTCGCACACAACAAGACGCTCGCCGCCCAGTTGTACGAGGAGTTCCGCAATCTCTTCCCCGACAACGCCGTCGAGTACTTCGTCTCCTACTACGACTACTATCAGCCGGAGGCGTACCTCGAACAGACCGACACGTACATCGACAAGGACATGTCCATCAACGAGGAGATAGACCGCCTGCGCCACAGCGCGACGCGGTCGCTTCTCACCCGCGACGACGTCATCGTCGTCGCCTCCGTCTCGGCCATCTACGGCCTCGGTGACCCGCGTAACTACAAGGACATGGCCTTGGAGCTGGAGGTCGGCGAGGAGATAGACCGCGACGAACTGCTGAAGCGACTCGTCGACCTCAACTACGAGCGCAACGACGTCGACTTCTCGCAGGGCACGTTCCGCGTGCGCGGCGACACCGTCGAGGTGTTCCCGATGTACGGCCGCTACGCCGTCCGCGTGGAGTTCTGGGGCGACGAGGTCGACCGGATGATGAAGATTGACACTTTGCAGGGCGAGGTCGTCTCCCAGGAACCGGCCGTCCTCTTCCACCCGGCGGAGCACTACTCTATCCCCGAGGAGCGCCTCCGGCGCGCTACCGAGGAGATCGAGGAACTGATGGAGCAGCGAGTTCGGTACTTCGAGCGCAACGGCGATCTGGTCGCCGCCCAGCGCATCGAAGAGCGCACGACGTTCGACCTGGAGATGCTCCGGGAGACGGGCTACTGCTCGGGCATCGAGAACTACTCGGTCCACATGTCCGACCGCGAGTCGGGCGAAGCGCCGTACACCCTTCTCGACTACTTCCCCGACGACTTCCTCTGCGTCGTCGACGAGAGCCACGTCACCCTCCCCCAAATCAAGGGGCAGTTCGCGGGCGACAAATCCAGAAAGGACTCGCTCGTCGGTAACGGCTTCCGACTCCCGACCGCCTACGACAACCGCCCGCTGACGTTCGAGGAGTTCGAGGAGAAGACCTCGAACCTCCTCTTCGTCTCGGCGACGCCCGGCGACTACGAGCGCGAGCACTCCGAGCGGATCGTCGAACAGATCGTCCGCCCGACCCACCTCGTCGACCCGAAAGTCGAAGTGACGGAGGCGACGGGGCAGGTCGACGACCTGATGGACCGCATCGACGACCGCATCGAGCGCGACGAGCGCGTCCTCGTGACGACGCTCACCAAGCGGATGGCCGAGGACCTCACCGAGTACCTCGAAGAAGCGGGCGTCGAGGTGGCGTACATGCACGACGAGACCGACACGCTCGAACGCCACGAACTCATCCGCGACCTCAGGTTGGGGAACATCGACGTGCTCGTCGGCATCAACCTCCTCCGGGAGGGGCTGGACATCCCTGAAGTCTCACTTGTCGCCATCCTCGACGCCGACCAGGAGGGGTTCCTCCGCTCGGAGACGACGCTCGTCCAGACGATGGGCCGCGCCGCCCGCAACGTCAACGGCGAGGTCGTCCTCTACGCCGACGAGATGACGAACTCGATGGAAGCCGCGATAGAGGAGACCCAGCGCCGCCGCGAGATTCAGACCGAGTTCAACAAAGAGCACGGTTACACGCCCGAGACCATCCAGAAGGAGGTCGGCGAGACCAGTCTCCCCGGAAGCGACACCGATACCTCGGACACCTCCGTCGACGACGTCGAGGACGCCGACGACGCCGCCCGGAAGGTCGAACTGCTTGAAGAGCGGATGGACGAGGCGGCGAGCAACCTCGAGTTCGAACTCGCCGCGGACATCCGCGACCGGATTCGGGAACTCCGCCGGGAGTTCGACCTCGACAGCCCCGACGACGGCGTCGCCCCCGAACTCGACCCCGAGTTCTGA
- a CDS encoding stage II sporulation protein M: MRISTALHTGFRLPDRYPVAVLPFYLLTAGAGVVARVPLFVGVAVVLAVLSSSGRLDTFAERIQQVDFSALNAAEPTEPTGLAEALAVVVTPLTVTVFALAVLASVAVSLLVTAAVRAGTLSAVLAAIDGGDPTLEGVRGASRLWLSFVGFSLVRVVLFGGLLSVTVALAAVLLTLGPAGALAAALVSLVGVALALVVGLLLAFTEQSLVVDDDGLAGALGASARFPVRRPVDFLFYVLVAAAALVGNSVVVGTAGFLGATQAGALLSILLVSPIFDGFKTSLYAERGIGERDGAGSGDRPTRRRRVAASTRDGVSALGRFVVDHPGWNLVSTLVLAGSILAGYAATSGYGVRIGASGDVAGVFGVFPVGTFVNIAANNWLVAAGSAYGGLALGVPAAVSLAFNGVLIGALAGIFELVPFLALVAPHGVVELPGLVVAGALGLHLGVVGWRAYRGRDGAATVAEALRYAFRVLVGLAVVFVVASFVEAFLTPRIAAFVLGG; encoded by the coding sequence GTGCGAATCTCCACAGCCCTCCACACCGGATTCCGCCTTCCGGACCGCTACCCCGTCGCCGTCCTGCCGTTTTACCTCCTGACGGCGGGCGCCGGCGTCGTCGCTCGCGTGCCGCTGTTCGTCGGTGTCGCCGTCGTCCTCGCCGTTCTCTCGTCGAGCGGCAGGCTCGATACCTTCGCCGAGCGCATCCAGCAAGTCGACTTCAGTGCGCTCAACGCCGCCGAACCGACCGAACCGACCGGCCTCGCCGAGGCGCTGGCCGTCGTCGTGACGCCGCTGACGGTCACCGTTTTCGCGCTCGCCGTGTTGGCGTCGGTCGCGGTCAGCCTCCTCGTCACGGCCGCCGTCCGTGCCGGCACGCTGTCGGCGGTGCTCGCCGCAATCGACGGTGGAGACCCGACGCTCGAAGGCGTCCGCGGCGCGAGTCGGCTCTGGCTGTCGTTCGTCGGCTTCTCCCTCGTCAGGGTAGTGCTGTTCGGGGGTCTCCTCTCCGTGACCGTCGCCCTCGCCGCCGTGCTGCTCACGCTCGGCCCCGCGGGTGCGCTCGCGGCCGCCCTCGTGTCGCTCGTCGGCGTAGCGCTCGCGCTCGTCGTCGGTCTGTTGTTAGCGTTCACCGAGCAGTCGCTCGTCGTCGACGACGACGGACTGGCCGGCGCCCTCGGTGCGAGCGCCCGGTTCCCGGTTCGGCGACCCGTCGACTTCCTGTTCTACGTGCTCGTCGCCGCGGCGGCGCTCGTCGGCAACAGCGTCGTCGTCGGAACGGCCGGCTTTTTGGGCGCGACACAGGCGGGAGCGCTGCTGTCGATACTGCTCGTCTCGCCGATTTTCGACGGGTTCAAAACGTCGCTGTACGCCGAGCGCGGCATCGGTGAGCGCGACGGCGCGGGGAGCGGCGACCGACCCACGCGGCGGCGGCGCGTCGCCGCGAGTACGCGAGACGGTGTCAGCGCGCTCGGACGGTTCGTCGTCGACCACCCGGGGTGGAACCTCGTCTCGACGCTCGTGCTGGCCGGCAGCATCCTCGCGGGCTACGCCGCGACGTCGGGGTACGGCGTCCGCATCGGCGCGTCGGGCGACGTCGCCGGCGTCTTCGGCGTCTTCCCGGTGGGCACGTTCGTCAACATCGCCGCGAACAACTGGCTCGTCGCCGCCGGCAGCGCGTACGGTGGTCTCGCACTCGGCGTCCCGGCGGCGGTCAGTCTGGCGTTCAACGGCGTGCTCATCGGTGCGCTCGCCGGAATCTTCGAGCTAGTGCCGTTTCTGGCGCTCGTCGCCCCGCACGGCGTCGTCGAACTACCCGGGTTGGTCGTCGCGGGCGCACTCGGACTGCATCTCGGTGTCGTCGGCTGGCGCGCGTACCGGGGCCGCGACGGCGCGGCGACGGTGGCCGAGGCGCTCCGGTACGCGTTCCGCGTGCTCGTCGGACTGGCGGTCGTCTTCGTCGTCGCGTCGTTCGTCGAAGCGTTTCTGACCCCGCGAATCGCCGCGTTCGTGCTCGGAGGATGA
- a CDS encoding thiamine ABC transporter substrate-binding protein, whose translation MRRRNFLKAAGAAGVSALVAGCSAEPVDDGSDGSGSNETGSGDAAGTTTGTPEGPATLRVATYSAFVDAPSSSPGPWLKERFESEFDATLEWQTPDGEINYFIERAAQGVDVDADAYVGLDTNMLIRVDENLDRELFAPVDGNEIEGRDAVKSGLEFDPQERAIPYDTGYISLVYDENEATAPETFDGLLDPEFEGDLIAQDPQSSATGQAFLLHTIHAKGEDGYLDYWKQLQQNGVRVLGTWEDSYAAYSNGEAPMVVSYSTDQVFANEEGEDLSEHQIRFLNGEAYANPEGMARFADAPNVDLANRFLSFMLRPEVQAEIAVRNVAFPAISDAPLPEDFAQYAKEPETPVTFTYEELQGNLSEWTDAWARQFASN comes from the coding sequence ATGAGACGGCGAAACTTCCTCAAAGCGGCGGGTGCTGCGGGCGTGTCGGCGCTCGTCGCCGGCTGTAGCGCCGAGCCCGTCGACGACGGAAGCGACGGCTCCGGGTCGAACGAGACAGGAAGCGGAGATGCGGCGGGCACGACCACCGGGACGCCCGAGGGTCCCGCGACGCTCCGCGTCGCGACGTACTCCGCGTTCGTCGACGCCCCGAGTTCGAGCCCCGGACCGTGGCTCAAAGAGCGGTTCGAGTCGGAGTTCGACGCCACGCTGGAGTGGCAGACCCCCGACGGCGAGATAAACTACTTCATCGAGCGCGCCGCGCAGGGCGTCGACGTCGACGCCGACGCCTACGTCGGCCTCGACACGAACATGCTCATCCGCGTCGACGAGAACCTCGACCGAGAGCTGTTCGCACCGGTCGACGGGAACGAAATCGAGGGCCGAGACGCCGTCAAGTCGGGACTGGAGTTCGACCCGCAGGAGCGGGCGATACCGTACGACACGGGGTACATCAGCCTCGTGTACGACGAGAACGAGGCGACCGCGCCGGAGACGTTCGACGGCCTGCTGGACCCCGAATTCGAAGGTGACCTCATCGCGCAGGACCCCCAGTCGAGCGCGACCGGCCAAGCGTTTCTGCTCCACACCATCCACGCGAAGGGCGAGGACGGCTACCTCGACTACTGGAAGCAGTTGCAGCAAAACGGCGTGCGCGTGCTCGGGACGTGGGAGGACTCCTACGCCGCGTACTCGAACGGCGAGGCGCCGATGGTCGTCTCCTACTCGACCGACCAGGTGTTCGCGAACGAGGAGGGAGAGGACCTCAGCGAGCACCAGATTCGGTTCCTGAACGGCGAGGCGTACGCCAACCCGGAGGGGATGGCCCGCTTCGCCGACGCCCCGAACGTGGACCTCGCGAACCGGTTCCTCTCGTTCATGCTCCGCCCGGAGGTGCAGGCCGAAATCGCCGTCAGAAACGTCGCGTTCCCGGCGATTTCCGACGCACCGCTACCGGAGGATTTCGCCCAGTACGCCAAGGAACCCGAGACGCCGGTCACCTTCACTTACGAGGAACTCCAAGGAAACCTCAGTGAGTGGACCGACGCGTGGGCCCGGCAGTTCGCCAGCAACTGA
- a CDS encoding sulfurtransferase encodes MADYAKDVLVSADWVEDHLDEFGSDDPEYRLVEVDVDTEAYDESHAPGAIGFNWETQLQDQTTRDILDKEDFEELLGSHGISEDSTVVLYGDNSNWFAAYTYWQFKYYGHEDVRLMNGGRDYWVDNDHPTTDEVPEFPEQEYAARGPFESIRAYRDDVEKAIGRGLPLVDVRSPEEFSGEILAPPGLQETAQRGGHVPGARNISWAATVNDDGTFKSADELRELYESEGVDDNQDVIAYCRIGERSSIAWFALHELLGYDNVTNYDGSWTEWGNLVGAPVETGSNDD; translated from the coding sequence ATGGCAGATTACGCAAAAGACGTTCTCGTTTCGGCGGACTGGGTCGAAGACCATCTCGACGAATTCGGGAGCGACGACCCCGAGTACCGACTCGTGGAAGTCGACGTCGACACCGAGGCGTACGACGAGAGTCATGCTCCGGGCGCGATCGGCTTCAACTGGGAGACGCAGTTGCAGGACCAGACGACCCGCGACATCCTCGACAAGGAGGACTTCGAGGAGCTCCTCGGCTCTCACGGCATCAGCGAGGACTCCACGGTCGTCCTCTACGGCGACAACTCGAACTGGTTCGCCGCCTACACCTACTGGCAGTTCAAGTACTACGGCCACGAGGACGTCCGCCTGATGAACGGCGGCCGCGACTACTGGGTCGACAACGACCACCCGACGACCGACGAGGTCCCGGAGTTCCCCGAGCAGGAGTACGCCGCTCGCGGCCCGTTCGAGTCCATCCGCGCCTACCGCGACGACGTCGAGAAAGCCATCGGCCGCGGTCTGCCACTCGTCGACGTTCGCTCGCCCGAGGAGTTCTCCGGCGAGATTCTCGCCCCGCCGGGACTGCAGGAGACCGCACAGCGCGGCGGCCACGTCCCCGGCGCTCGCAACATCTCGTGGGCGGCCACCGTCAACGACGACGGCACGTTCAAGTCCGCCGACGAACTCCGCGAACTCTACGAGTCCGAGGGCGTCGACGACAACCAGGACGTCATCGCGTACTGCCGAATCGGCGAGCGCTCTTCTATCGCGTGGTTCGCGCTCCACGAACTGCTCGGCTACGACAACGTCACCAACTACGACGGGTCGTGGACCGAGTGGGGCAACCTCGTCGGCGCACCCGTCGAGACCGGCAGCAACGACGATTGA
- a CDS encoding helix-turn-helix domain-containing protein codes for MTLYAEFALPPDILPFGSVLAAAPEVRIELVRVIPTKPDVFPYFRVTGADEDAVVDVLATHDAFEGVDVLGPDGDGTLFRSRWSAAGDELLTGFARLDVALLSATGTPDGWTFKCRAPTREGLSAFQEYCGDHDVPLTLRQLRRLDGTEPRPEGLTEAQRETLLLAFHRGYFDIPRRASLDSLADEFDISRQAVADRLRRGCRNLVRRTLVEQ; via the coding sequence ATGACTCTCTACGCCGAGTTCGCTCTTCCACCCGACATCCTCCCCTTCGGTTCGGTTCTCGCGGCGGCGCCGGAGGTGCGAATCGAACTCGTCCGCGTCATCCCGACGAAACCCGACGTGTTCCCGTACTTTCGGGTCACCGGCGCCGACGAAGACGCCGTCGTCGACGTCCTCGCGACGCACGACGCTTTCGAGGGCGTCGACGTTCTCGGCCCCGACGGCGACGGGACGCTCTTTCGGAGTCGTTGGTCCGCGGCGGGTGACGAACTACTCACCGGGTTCGCTCGCCTCGACGTGGCGCTCCTCAGCGCGACCGGCACACCCGACGGGTGGACGTTCAAATGCCGAGCGCCGACGCGCGAGGGACTCTCGGCGTTTCAGGAGTACTGCGGAGACCACGACGTGCCGCTGACTCTCCGCCAGCTCCGGCGACTCGACGGCACGGAGCCACGTCCGGAGGGGCTCACCGAAGCCCAGCGGGAGACGTTGCTGCTCGCGTTCCACCGCGGTTACTTCGACATTCCGCGGCGCGCGTCGCTCGACTCGCTGGCCGACGAGTTCGACATCAGCCGACAGGCGGTCGCCGACCGTCTCCGTCGCGGCTGCCGTAATCTCGTGCGGCGGACACTCGTCGAACAGTGA
- a CDS encoding DUF7553 family protein, whose translation MEREPLRRASDELREASELTDGTLGERLLKQSETFADLAGRDRGPDHGRLDRHLNALREIAAQLDGEAKAHVEAASEAVTEYRSGVSGV comes from the coding sequence ATGGAACGAGAACCGCTCCGGCGAGCGAGCGACGAACTCCGTGAGGCGAGCGAACTGACCGACGGCACGCTCGGAGAGCGACTGCTGAAGCAGTCCGAAACGTTCGCCGACCTCGCGGGTCGGGACCGAGGACCCGACCACGGTCGCCTCGACAGACATCTGAACGCGCTGCGAGAGATTGCAGCGCAACTCGACGGGGAGGCGAAAGCGCACGTCGAGGCGGCGAGCGAGGCCGTCACGGAGTATCGCTCCGGCGTCTCCGGCGTCTGA
- a CDS encoding GNAT family N-acetyltransferase has protein sequence MERVTMSILSKRLPMTASTEESHDPNDRDESRSGATDRPADGSETTTAEAPSPETTIDDRDADDSPDDETAADAVAPVLRPFESDDRDALGSLYETATGEPLDPAWFRRLFVDNPFDLGTIPIHVAEDDGELVAAQLSAAVRVRVGTDVVTALHTIDRLVHPDYEETDLSERLSTAAEERYADSPVAFAFDFPGEDAVGDALDSGYRAVDEMPTYYRIQNPAALAARRGRTAGALGRLGGVVARGYLGAKRRRIGVDRDVAVSRVDGVPADRLAALAERVDADGARAVRDAEFYGWRFGDGGTYRTYFAARDGEAVAAVVVADRTEENGRVSLVDVLPADRASSTEAADDSTPVRDAVRTLLVAVAEQHADADLLTAFGSAFPEGAMRAAGFVCDSDYPLSTLTSQATLVAYPYVDDVSNADSWRCGGEMLTDGTVWSATMADHLF, from the coding sequence ATGGAGCGAGTAACAATGTCGATTCTCTCGAAACGGCTACCGATGACCGCGTCGACCGAAGAGAGTCACGACCCGAACGACCGTGACGAGTCCCGGTCCGGGGCGACCGACCGCCCCGCCGACGGAAGCGAGACGACCACCGCCGAAGCGCCATCTCCCGAGACGACCATCGACGACCGCGATGCCGACGACTCGCCCGACGACGAGACGGCTGCCGACGCCGTCGCCCCCGTGCTACGACCGTTCGAGTCCGACGACCGCGATGCACTCGGTTCGTTGTACGAGACGGCCACCGGGGAGCCACTGGACCCGGCGTGGTTCCGCCGGCTGTTCGTCGACAACCCGTTCGATCTCGGTACGATTCCGATACACGTCGCCGAAGACGACGGCGAACTCGTCGCTGCACAGCTGTCGGCGGCCGTCCGCGTGCGGGTCGGTACCGATGTCGTGACCGCCCTCCACACTATCGACCGCCTCGTTCACCCCGACTACGAGGAAACGGACCTCTCCGAGCGACTCTCGACGGCCGCCGAGGAGCGATACGCCGACTCACCGGTCGCTTTCGCGTTCGACTTCCCCGGCGAGGACGCCGTCGGCGACGCGCTCGACTCCGGTTACCGCGCCGTCGACGAGATGCCGACGTACTATCGGATTCAGAACCCGGCGGCGCTCGCAGCCCGGCGGGGTCGCACTGCCGGTGCGCTCGGCCGACTCGGCGGCGTCGTCGCTCGCGGCTACCTCGGTGCGAAACGTCGCCGAATCGGCGTGGACCGCGACGTCGCCGTCTCCCGCGTCGACGGCGTCCCCGCCGACCGACTCGCAGCGCTGGCCGAGCGGGTCGACGCCGACGGCGCCCGCGCCGTCCGCGACGCCGAGTTCTACGGCTGGCGGTTCGGCGACGGCGGAACGTACCGGACGTACTTCGCCGCCCGCGACGGCGAAGCGGTCGCCGCTGTCGTCGTCGCCGACCGGACCGAGGAGAACGGCCGCGTCAGTTTGGTCGACGTGCTCCCGGCCGACCGGGCCTCCTCGACCGAGGCGGCGGACGACTCGACCCCCGTCCGCGATGCGGTACGGACGCTGCTCGTCGCCGTCGCCGAACAGCACGCCGACGCGGACCTCCTGACGGCGTTCGGGTCGGCGTTTCCCGAGGGTGCGATGCGCGCGGCCGGATTCGTCTGCGACAGCGACTACCCGTTGTCGACTCTGACGTCGCAGGCGACGCTCGTCGCGTACCCGTACGTCGACGACGTGAGCAACGCCGACTCCTGGCGCTGCGGCGGCGAGATGCTCACCGACGGAACCGTCTGGTCGGCGACGATGGCCGACCACCTGTTCTAG